The region CCAGTGATTCAGGTAATGGAAGAGTTGGTAAAGCTGGCTTCTTTGCGCGAAGCCTGGTGCTTGAGGAATCTTATCATGGTAAGCAGAGTAAAAAGAGCTATTGAAGCCACCAAACATCCCAGCAATAGCCAGCTCAAACTCTGAATGGCCATAGAAGGAAGCTGGGTCAAAGATGACTAGGCCATCTGCACACTCTGCCGTGTTGCCTCCCCATAAGTCTCCATGGAGGAGGGCAGGGACAATCTCCACATTGGTGAAAAACTCAGGGATCTTCAGCTGTAATGAAGGAacacagtacaggtccttctcaaaatattagcatattgtgataaagttcattattttccataatgtcatgatgaaaattttacattcatatattttagattcattgcacactaactgaaatatttcaggtcttttattgtcttaatacggatgattttggcatacagctcatgaaaacccaaaattcctatctcacaaaattagcacatcattaaaagggtctctaaacgagctatgaacctaatcatctgaatcaaagagttaactctaaacacctgcaaaagattcctgaggcctttaaaactcccagcctggtttatcactcaaaaccccaatcatgggtaagactgccgacctgactgctgtccagaaggccactattgacaccctcaagtaagagggtaagacacagaaagacatttctgaatgaataggctgttcccagagtgctgtatcaaggcacctcagtgggaagtctgtgggaaggaaaaagtgtggcagaaaacgctgcacaacgagaagaggtgaccggaccctgaggaagattgtggagaagggccgattccagaccttgggggacctgcggaagcagtggactgagtctggagtagaaacatccagagccaccgtgcacaggcgtgtgcaggaaatgggctacaggtgccgcattccccaggtcaagccacttttgaaccagaaacagcggcagaagcgcctgacctgggctacagagaagcagcactggactgttgctcagtggtccaaagtacctttttcgaatgaaagcaaattctgcatgtcattcggaaatcaaggtgccagagtctggaggaagactggggagaaggaaatgccagaagtccagtgtcaagtacccacagtcagtgatggtctggggtgccgtgtcagctgctggtgtttgtccactgtgttttatcaagggcagggtcaatgcagctagctatcaggagattttggagcacttcatgcttccatctgctgaaaagctttatggagatgaagatttcatttttcagcacaacctggcacctgctcacagtgccaaaaccactggtaaatggtttactgaccatggtatcactgtgctcaattggcctgccaactctcctgacctgaaccccatagagaatctgtgggatattgtgaagagaacgttgagagactcaagacccaacactctggatgagctaaaggccgctatcgaagcatcctgggcctccataagacctcagcagtgccacaggctgattgcctccatgccacgccgcattgaagcagtcatttctgccaaaggattcccgaccaagtattgagtgcataactgtacatgattatttgaaggttgacgttttttgtattaaaaacacttttcttttcagaatcagaatcagaatcagaaaagctttattgccaagtacgtttttggacatacaaggaatttgttttggcgtagtcggtgcaatacaatacaaattaaacaatataaacatatctacaatataatataaatatatgtgcacagttttaagtgagtgagagtaaatatagaagtgcaccatcatagtctttggcaggttgaatttcttcagctgccgcaggaagaacatcctctgctgggctttcttgatgagggagctgatgtttggctcccacttgagatcctgggagatgatggttcccaggaagcggaaagattccacagtgtcaattgtggagttacagagggtgatgggggcaggtggtgctgggttctgcctgaagtccacaaccatctctactgtctttagagcgttgagctcaaggttgttctggctgcaccagtccaacagatggtccacctcccatctgtacgcggacttgtcaccatcagagatgagtccgatcagggtggtgtcgtccgcaaacttcagaagcttgacagactggtgactggaggtgcagctgttggtgtacagggagaagagcagaggagagagaacacagccttggggggaaccggtgctgatggtcagggagtcagagacgtgcttccccagcctcacgcgctgcttcctgtcagacaggaagtcagtgatccacctgcaggtggagtcgggcacactcagctgggagagcttctcctgtagcagagctgggacgatggtattgaaggcagagctgaaatccacaaacaggatcctggcgtaggttcctgtggagtccaggtgccggaagatgaagtgaagggctaggttgactgcatcatctacagacctgttggctctgtaggcaaactgcagggggtccaggagggggtcggtgatgtcttttaggtgtgagagcacaaggcgctcaaaggacttcatcaccacagaggtcagggcgacgggtctgaagtcattaagccctgtggtccttggcttcttgggaacagggacgatggtggaggacttgaagcaggctggcacatgacatgtctccagtgaggtgttaaaaatgtctgtgaagactggagacagctgatcagcgcagtgcttcaggctggctggtgagacagaatccggaccagcagctttccgggggttctgtctcctgaagagtttgttgacgtccctctcctggatggaaagagccgtcctcagcgtgggtagggggctggtgggggggaacttcagggtgggggttggaggtgccaaggccccccttgaggttggggaggtgggggtggtggattgtggctgcagctgttgggggggcgtcgtgggggatggttgcaggactgtccctttgtctttcaaagcggcagtagaactcgttcaggtcgttggcgaggcgtcggtcgttgatggagtggggggctttcggcttgtagttggtgatttgcttgagccctttccagacagacgcagagtcgttggctgagaactggttttggagcttctcagagtacagtcgtttggcctctttcactgccttgccaaacttgtactttgcctctctgtatatgtctttgtccccactcctgaaggcctcttccttatccagtcttaaccttctgagtttagctgtgaaccagggtttgtcgttgttgtaactcaccctggtgcatgatggtacacagctgtcctcacagaagctgatgtaggaagtcacagcttctgtgtactcgtccagactgttggtagtagtcctgaacacatcccagtctgtacagcctaaacacgcctggagattctccacagcctcactgctccacttccttgtcgtcctcacaacaggtttgcagagctttagtttctgcctgtatgcaggaatcaggtggaccatgatgtggtcggattggcccagtgcagcacgtgggacggcgtgataagcatctctgatggtggtgtaacagtgatccagaatgttgtcctctctggtcggacattttataaactgtctatattaggggagttcgtgggtgagattacctttgttaaagtcgccaacgacgattactaaggagtccgggttggtccgctccacacttagtattggatgaaatatgctatttttgtgagataggaatttttgggttttcatgagctgtatgccacaatcatccgtattaagacaataaaagacctgaaatatttcagttagtgtgcaatgaatctaaaatatatgaatgttaaattttcatcatgacattatggaaaataatgaactttatcacaatatgctaatattttgagaaggacctgtatgtgtgtgcattgtCAGACAATTGAGGGTGTCATAAAGAGGTAAGGAAATCTTCTGATAGTTGGTGCACCTGTAGTTTTGCCCACAGCTCTCTTGCCTCCCGATCTCCATATGATTTCTCCACCAAGTTCAGTTGGTGCTGCAGCTTCTGCTGGGAGTAAAACAGCACCCAGTCGCTCTGCCACTCGTTTTCCTGAagaggtaaagaaaaaaagaattaaaagactCTGACTCCAATGTTTCAAGATACATTATGTAGTTATGCATTTTTACCTGTGCTATATATCCACAGCATGTATTTATACCAAAGCCATATTTCTCAACAGGAGCTGTCTCCGTCTGTCTGGCTCCTTTACCTGAAAAGGgtggcataaaaaaaaaaaaaaaattagttcACAAGTGTCATTTGATAATAAAAAAGGAACTATGCAGCAATGAAAATGTGCTTGTGAATACAGTGTTGCCCAGTGTTTGCATCCACTGAGGTActtaattaaattgaattaccCACTGTTTGctgctctttgttttgtttttccatctgtCTTTTGTTGTGAACATGCAAATCCGCCAGCTGCTCTCCTAGCTGTTTTGAGTACCTGCTCAGTGGATTTGACAAAGAGTAATCTTAGAAAGAAAGTTATATCGGACCAGAAACTTCAGTGAATTTTACTGTGTTATTCTGTGACAGGccaacacaaggtagtgcataattgcaaagaggaaagaaaatgatacagttttcttttttgtatgcGCATTTACAAAAATCCCTTaagtattaatttatttataaaaataatagagACGTGTCTTCAGATTTCAAAGCTGATAAAAGACATGCAAAAGGACTTGCAATAATTGCAATGAAAGGTGGCTCCACAAAGTATTAACTAAGTTGGATGAATGCAAATTAACAaactatttctgtttttgttttttttaaaggaaaatgatggATCAGTTATTTCACTACTTCACAAACATAGTTCATCTGTGCTAAAcagaaatcccaataaagttataatgtgagaaaatgtaacGTGCCTCTCTTCTTCAAAGCACTGCACACAGAAGAAAACAGCAATCACTTGTTAAGACTTTTCATGTCCAGATGCTCCATCACAAATACGCAGCCCCCTGTGTCAAGCTCAATCACCTTCATTGGCTTTGGGACTTTGACAGTTTCTGTCTTTAAAATGGCCTCCAGGCTCGCCATCTCTCCATCAAACATCAACTTGGCCTGTGCAAAAGTAAACATAGTTGTCGATCAGTGTCGTTAGACAATGGTTTCCTGTAATTTCCAGGTTGGTATGCCTCTGTAGATAACTACATTACTTCCACTGGAATAATAACTGCACTGGCAAATGCATTCAGTGTGTTGCAGCTGACACAAATCCTTATTACTGATGTCCTAATTTGGCATGGATGCAAAAACCCGAAAGTACAACTCGATTTAGACAACAATCAGTTAACCAGAAAGGCACTAtgataactaaaaaaaaaaaaaaaattaaacacctCGCTTTTGTGATTGATCTTTACAAACACTCTCCCATGATCAGTGTCGTAACTCTGTCCCTCACTGATGCATCCACCGACTGCGTGACCAGTTGATTTCAGCATGGTTGTCCCGAGCTCTTTCTTTAATTTAGCTTCCAttatgttcttttatttttattttttctctaaataaaaCCCCAAGACGAAAACAAAAAATGCGAATCCAAAAGTTAAGGATATCAGAGGAATCTCTGACAGCTTCCGTCGTGTGAACCAATGAGTGCTCTTGTTAGAGCATGAGAATTGTTTTGCTTCCGCTTTATTTATGCGGTTTATATTGCGACCAATCAGAGGCAGGACTGGGATGATTGATTTCTAACTCGACCTATTGCTGTTAAGTTCCATGGTCACGTGGGCGTCACCATGGTTGTCAAGTAAAAGCA is a window of Girardinichthys multiradiatus isolate DD_20200921_A chromosome Y, DD_fGirMul_XY1, whole genome shotgun sequence DNA encoding:
- the LOC124864562 gene encoding ketosamine-3-kinase-like isoform X2 — encoded protein: MEAKLKKELGTTMLKSTGHAVGGCISEGQSYDTDHGRVFVKINHKSEAKLMFDGEMASLEAILKTETVKVPKPMKVLKTARRAAGGFACSQQKTDGKTKQRAANSKGARQTETAPVEKYGFGINTCCGYIAQENEWQSDWVLFYSQQKLQHQLNLVEKSYGDREARELWAKLQLKIPEFFTNVEIVPALLHGDLWGGNTAECADGLVIFDPASFYGHSEFELAIAGMFGGFNSSFYSAYHDKIPQAPGFAQRSQLYQLFHYLNHWNHFGGGYRGSSIRIMKNLLK
- the LOC124864562 gene encoding ketosamine-3-kinase-like isoform X1, whose product is MEAKLKKELGTTMLKSTGHAVGGCISEGQSYDTDHGRVFVKINHKSEAKLMFDGEMASLEAILKTETVKVPKPMKVIELDTGGCVFVMEHLDMKSLNKYSKQLGEQLADLHVHNKRQMEKQNKEQQTVGKGARQTETAPVEKYGFGINTCCGYIAQENEWQSDWVLFYSQQKLQHQLNLVEKSYGDREARELWAKLQLKIPEFFTNVEIVPALLHGDLWGGNTAECADGLVIFDPASFYGHSEFELAIAGMFGGFNSSFYSAYHDKIPQAPGFAQRSQLYQLFHYLNHWNHFGGGYRGSSIRIMKNLLK